The genomic DNA TTGTGTGCCCTCTGGCTTCAGGGCATATGTTCTGGTACTCTATGTGAAATTCCAGGGAAGGAGCGTCAATCTCAGCCCTGATGTACAGAGGGCATTCCCTGTTTACAACAACCCGAAATTCATACAAGCAGGGAGGGTACATCCCCCTCCTAGAGAATGGGTGTCATCTGTTTAGCATGAGTGAGGTCACCATAAGAACTAAAGACACATTTACCAGAGAAATGGGAATTCTTTTGTAGAGGAACAGTTTGGGACTATCTAGGGACCACTAAGCCAAGCCTTCAATAGTGACAGTAGATATTGTCCTGTTGACAAAAATTCAATTAATTATCAAGTTAAGAGGGGAAAAAGGGGGAATCTTATTCAAGCCAAACTGAAGATTGTAACCCGGGaagcatagtctttttttttttgaatttttgaattttattttatttattttttatacagcaggttcttattagttatctattttatacatattagtgtatatatgtcaattccaatctcccagttcatcccaccacccaccccttccccccttggtgtccatacgtttgttttctacatctgtgtctctatttctgccatgcaaactggttcatctgtaccatttttctatattctacatgtatgcgttaatatacaatatttgtttttctctttctgacttacttcactctgtatgacaatctctagatccatccacgtctacaaatgacccagttttgttcctttttatggctgagtaatattcccttgtatatatgtaccacatcttctttatccattcgtctgttgatgggcatttaggttgcttccatgacctggctatcgtaaatagtgctgcaatgacaaCTGGggggcatgtgtctttttttttttttgaaaactctcTCTTGGTTCTTTCCAACACGATGGGCAATGATTTATTTGAGATCACCAAaaataacatcttacagaaaggGAACTGTAACGTTACACAACCGAGCATAGCTATAAAATCTCAAACATTCAGGCAATGCTTTATCGAGATCACCAAAAATAAGGTTTTATAGAAAAGGAACTGTAACAAGCAAATGTATACCTGCAAATATTCTTTTGCCATCAATATCAACTCCCTCTAAAATGCTCTGGGACTACTCTTCAGTTTCCAAAGCAAAACTGATGTTGTGTTGCTTAGCCAAATCACAAGAATGAAAACGCCTTTTGCAAAACGATTTTGTTTATTGCTcacaaataactaaaaaaatgtGGTTATTGCTAACAAGTAACTCCTGTCTACTGAAACAGCCCAACCTACACACACTTTCGTGAACGTTTCACTGTGAACACAGCTGCTCGTTTCCCGCCGTCACAGATGACATGTACCATGGCAAGGGTCACATGTTGGAGGCCGTTCAGGCACCTAGGAAGTAATCCATAACAGAAATAACTACCGGAGGTAAGCAGCTCAAACAGATGGGCCCGCCACAGCCCCCCGACGGGGGTATCGCATTCGCTCTGCCTGTAAGGAAGGCCCACCAACTCCCTAGTTCTTTACTGGGGACCGAGAGCGCAAAGCTAGGTAGAGAAACTGTTCTTCCAGAACCATCAAAACCTTAATAAATCACCCTGGGGTTCTTCGTGCTGTAGTGCACCTCACAGGCAACAACATAGGCAGACTCTGTGAAAAAGTCATCATGGTATTCTGCTAAAAACCTCAGAAAGAGATCAAAGTGCTTCAGTAAAGCCTTCAGATTCTTCTCAGAAAAGGACATCTTTCCAAGGATTTCTGAAAGTTTCACGAACAATTGCAGCAAGTGTTGCGCCCCATAAATTTAAGAGGGTGGAGGTGGCTGGTCACCTGGGGGGTAACTGTCAGGTACAAGTTTCCAGGAGAGGACCTCATTTATTTCATTAGTTCTTCTGCCttcaaagccaggaaacaccacacTCCCTTCCTTGCTAGGGGTCAGAGGAACAGGTGAGGATGATCGGCTATGAACAGGCGTCTTCTTTTCCAGGTGCAGAAACAGCTTGGGCGTGCTGGCAGACGTGTCCTGCTGCCGGCACTTGGGCTGAGGCGAGCCGCTGCTCTCAGACAGCCTGTCGCAATTGTTAGAGTGGCGTGTGGACCTCCTCAGAGACTGCAAGGCTTCCGGCTCGGCTTTGCACCTTTTGGGGGCAGCTGGCTCGCCTGTGGTTGGCTGACTCTCTGTGGGCTGTGGCGTGGATGGATTCAACAAATGTGGGCTTGGAGAGAGATCCTCCGGGTTCCGATTAGCGTTTGTGGTACTTCCCTTAATCGGAAGAAAAAATTTGGACGAAGTCACCTTTTTGTACTGAACTTGTTCATATGGATAGAGCCAAACCAATGGGAGAGTGTAATCAAAAGttattctttggtttttttttttttttgcggtacgtgggcctctcactgttgtggcctctcccgttgtggagcacaggctccagacgcgcgggctcagcggccatggctcacgggcccagctgctccacggcatgtaggaccttcccggactggggcacgaacccgtgtcccatgcattggcaggcggactctcaaccactgcaccaccagggaagccccaaaggttATTCTTAATCCATCCACCATCTCCTTACAAAGGTCAACGTTCTTTTCTGCTGGGATATAATGCACACTCATGTTGGCGTGTGGCATAGCCTGATGGTGATGAGGCCTCTCATTGGCTGAAAAGGCTGTATTGATAGCAAAATGCTTCACGTACGATTCCGAAATAGTTATGATGTTGGTCTGGCATGAAAGTTTCACTAACCGTTTCCTCCTGTTGATACAGTAACAATCGTCCTCAGGCTTCTTTTCAGAACTTCAGGGATTTCTACAGCTattgttctttcttccatttccttttttgcgTGCAGCTCTGGTTCTTCCTTCACTTCAGTCTTTTCTTCAAAATCACTTTCTTCACTTAtttcttcatccttttcttcACTACTGTCATCAGAGGAACTGCTTATTAAGTTTTcaacattttcatctttttcttcaacAGGGAGGCTTTTTAAGACAGAGTCCACACCTGGCAACCTGCAGcgcttcctctttcttcctgtgCTTCTCAGGCGAGCTACAGCTTTTCTTGCCAATTTACGCTGTAATCTCCACTTTTCATCAGTGTCACGAAGGACATGATCTTCAGCTGCCCATCTATCCCAGCTTCTGTTCCAACTAGTCAAATGGATCAGATATTCTGGGATCTTTCTGCCTTTTTCGTCTTTACCAACAATAACATCGACAATCTTGGCATCGTCCAGCACTCGTGCCTTGGTGGGGTCAGGCTCGAAGCACAACACTTTCTCCCCTGAGTGGAATTTAAATTTCACGCCCTCTCTGGCGCTCATTTGCTCATCGTGGCGGAGGGCGAGGCTCCGGGGTGGGTGGAGCATGCgccacatgtgtctttttgaattatggttttctcagggtatatgcccaggagtgggatcgctgggtcgtatggtagttctgtttttagttttttaaggaacctccatactgttctccatagtggctgtatattgatatatataatatatattatatatatatttatattatatatatatatatatatatatatacacatataacagtgcaggagggttcccttttctccacaacctctccagcatttgttgtttgtagattttctgatgatgcccattccgGGAAGCATTTTCTTAGAAAGCTCTGAGAACCATTCCACCTGTTAGGAATCTAAGGCACAGTCACATGCGTTTTTGAGACAAAGGATTGTACATCAAAATGACATATTGatattttacataaagttcaccaaggATACATGGTCCACGTAAGCACGTACAAAGCGAACAGGAAGTCGCCACGACCCCCTACAGAGCTGGGAAAGAACActattcttttaagaagttaTATTGCTAGGAAAAAAATTGATCTTTACTGTAGAGCAGGCCCATCTTTGAGGAGCTCTGGTTAATGTGTAATGTGGATGCACACTGCacgtgagggagggagggaggaggtccaaacaaacacacagagaaaattttatgtttagttttttcttgtcctgccttaaaatataaattttatttcatcagtccTAGATCAAGGGCTTAATGTGTACAGCATTAGTGATGTCCTTTCAGCTTTCTCTCTTGATGCCTGCCCTCACCACCTGGGGTGTCAGGATCTCATCAGAAAATTATGGGATTTTAGCAGTGGGTGCAAAATCCTGTGGTTTTTACTCTGTGGTACTGCTGAGTTGGTACTGATCTTGGGCCAACTCTCTAGACCATCTGTGGGCCAGACTGGCCTGGCTATAGTTTGTTCACCCAGTATAACCAAGAGTTGATAGCTGTCTTTACTGACAGGTGAGAAAAGCATAGGATTTCCTTGGAAATGTTTGCTGAAGTGCAGGAGGATGCAAGAGGAAAGGTCAATAATGggtctattcattcattcaacaaatgtgccCCCATGCCAGGCTGTGTGCTAGAGGCTGACGATCATCCTGGGGGGGCAGGAACAATGCATCAGCAGGGCTGCGCTCTATCCTAACACCTAACACCTAGCACAGTGGATAAGTGCGTAACAGGCAAAGTCATAAGATTGGAGATACAAAGACTGATGGTAACAGCAATTGCAAGGGGACATGAGGAAGACCCAGGGTTTGGAGCTGAGTTAAGCTACCTGGGGAAAGAACATAAGCAAAAGCAGGAAAGCAGGTGATGAGGGCATACTCGGAAGACAGTAGGCACTGCAGAGGGGCTGCACTGGAGGAGGTCACAATTGG from Phocoena phocoena chromosome 16, mPhoPho1.1, whole genome shotgun sequence includes the following:
- the LOC136136394 gene encoding LOW QUALITY PROTEIN: MSL complex subunit 3-like (The sequence of the model RefSeq protein was modified relative to this genomic sequence to represent the inferred CDS: inserted 1 base in 1 codon; substituted 1 base at 1 genomic stop codon) codes for the protein MSAREGVKFKFHSGEKVLCFEPDPTKARVLDDAKIVDVIVGKDEKGRKIPEYLIHLTSWNRSWDRWAAEDHVLRDTDEKWRLQRKLARKAVARLRSTGRKRKRCRLPGVDSVLKSLPVEEKDENVENLISSSSDDSSEEKDEEISEESDFEEKTEVKEEPELHAKKEMEERTIAVEIPEVLKRSXEDDCYCINRRKRLVKLSCQTNIITISESYVKHFAINTAFSANERPHHHQAMPHANMSVHYIPAEKNVDLCKEMVDGLRITFDYTLPLVWLYPYEQVQYKKVTSSKFFLPIKGSTTNANRNPEDLSPSPHLLNPSTPQPTESQPTTGEPAAPKRCKAEPEALQSLRRSTRHSNNCDRLSESSGSPQPKCRQQDTSASTPKLFLHLEKKTPVHSRSSSPVPLTPSKEGSVVFPGFEGRRTNEINEVLSWKLVPDSYPPGDQPPPPSXIYGAQHLLQLFVKLSEILGKMSFSEKNLKALLKHFDLFLRFLAEYHDDFFTESAYVVACEVHYSTKNPRVIY